A window of Corallococcus macrosporus DSM 14697 contains these coding sequences:
- the cml gene encoding CmlA/FloR family chloramphenicol efflux MFS transporter, which translates to MFLICADAIVPDSKSLSWNHSVPAALLLMAPFDLLASLAMDIYLPAVPTLPGVLDTSPAIVQLTLSLYMAVLGLGQMVFGPISDRIGRRRVLLTGALLFAVTSFLLALTSDAALFVGLRLLQAMGASAALVATFATVRDVYAERPESAVIYSLFSTLLAFVPALGPIAGALLMQRFGWRAIFITLGLLSAAALLQALPRWHETRPPQGLQRRPALRHLLSSAPFWTYTLGFSAAMGSFFVFFSTAPRVLIGQVGLSELEFSLAFATAALAMILTTRFAKRFVAEWGLAGSLTRGMGLLLLGAALLTAGQLLMAPSFWTFVAPMWLIAAGIVFSVSVTANGALQAFGDVAGTAVALYFCIQSLIVGLLGTLMVVVLNGDTAWPLVGYATLMALVTLTALQRLRSCPGAQQEPTPATDAGAT; encoded by the coding sequence ATGTTCCTCATTTGTGCGGATGCAATCGTGCCTGACTCAAAATCCCTGTCGTGGAATCACTCCGTGCCAGCAGCGCTGTTGCTGATGGCGCCCTTCGACCTCCTGGCCTCGTTGGCCATGGACATCTACCTGCCTGCCGTTCCGACGCTGCCTGGCGTCCTCGACACCTCCCCCGCCATCGTCCAGCTCACCCTGAGCCTGTACATGGCGGTGCTCGGGCTCGGGCAGATGGTGTTCGGCCCCATCTCCGACCGTATCGGCCGGCGCCGCGTGCTGTTGACCGGCGCCCTCCTGTTCGCCGTCACGTCCTTCCTGCTCGCGCTCACCTCGGATGCCGCGCTGTTCGTGGGCCTCCGGCTCCTCCAGGCCATGGGAGCGTCCGCGGCGCTCGTCGCCACGTTCGCGACGGTCCGCGATGTCTATGCGGAGCGCCCCGAGAGCGCCGTCATCTACAGCCTGTTCAGCACCCTGCTGGCCTTCGTCCCGGCGCTCGGCCCCATCGCGGGGGCGCTGCTCATGCAACGCTTCGGATGGCGAGCCATCTTCATCACGCTCGGCCTCCTGTCGGCGGCGGCGCTGCTGCAAGCCTTGCCCCGGTGGCATGAAACGCGCCCACCCCAGGGGCTCCAACGCAGGCCCGCGCTCCGGCACCTCCTGAGCAGCGCCCCGTTCTGGACGTACACCCTGGGCTTCAGCGCGGCCATGGGCTCGTTCTTCGTGTTCTTCTCCACCGCGCCCCGGGTGCTCATCGGCCAGGTGGGGCTCTCGGAGCTCGAGTTCAGCCTCGCCTTCGCCACCGCCGCGCTCGCGATGATTCTGACGACCCGCTTCGCGAAGCGCTTCGTGGCGGAGTGGGGGCTGGCGGGAAGCCTCACCCGAGGCATGGGCCTGCTGCTGCTCGGCGCGGCGCTCCTGACGGCGGGGCAGCTCCTGATGGCGCCGTCCTTCTGGACCTTCGTCGCGCCCATGTGGCTCATCGCCGCGGGCATCGTGTTCTCCGTCTCCGTCACCGCGAATGGCGCACTCCAGGCCTTTGGCGATGTGGCGGGCACGGCCGTCGCGCTCTACTTCTGCATCCAGAGCCTCATCGTCGGCCTCCTGGGCACGCTGATGGTCGTCGTGCTGAACGGCGACACGGCGTGGCCCCTGGTGGGATACGCGACGCTGATGGCCCTGGTGACGTTGACCGCCCTCCAGCGCCTCAGGAGCTGCCCAGGCGCCCAGCAGGAACCCACGCCCGCCACGGACGCTGGCGCCACCTAG
- a CDS encoding NUDIX domain-containing protein, producing MPEYRNPKPTVDCIIELPGERIVLIRRANPPVGWALPGGFVDEGEPLDAAAVREVLEETGLHVKLSEQFFTYSDPRRDPRQHNISTVYIGSADGEPKGADDAAEARAFRLDALPRDLCFDHDTILSDYVTYKRTGQRRKL from the coding sequence ATGCCCGAATACCGCAACCCCAAGCCCACCGTGGACTGCATCATCGAGCTGCCCGGTGAACGCATCGTCCTCATCCGGCGCGCGAATCCGCCTGTGGGCTGGGCGCTGCCGGGGGGCTTCGTGGACGAAGGCGAGCCGCTGGACGCCGCCGCCGTGCGCGAGGTCCTGGAGGAGACGGGACTGCACGTGAAGCTGTCGGAGCAGTTCTTCACGTACTCGGACCCTCGGAGGGATCCGCGCCAGCACAACATCTCCACCGTCTACATCGGCTCGGCCGACGGTGAGCCGAAGGGCGCTGACGACGCGGCCGAGGCCCGGGCCTTCCGGCTGGACGCCCTGCCGCGGGACTTGTGCTTCGACCACGACACCATCCTGTCCGACTACGTGACGTACAAGCGGACCGGCCAGCGGCGGAAGCTGTAG
- the acs gene encoding acetate--CoA ligase: MADSKHEIHSVLTEARVFPPPEAFAQRAHIRSMAQYQQLWDEAARDPDRYWGERAREELYWKEPFQTVLDWKPPHARWFVEGKTNLAYNCLDRHLATRGDKPAILFEGEPGDRRSVTFAELAAEVNKLANALKSLGVRKGDRVGIYLPMVPEAAVAMLACARIGAVHSVVFGGFSAEALQERMNDAGAKVLLTADGGWRKGAVVPLLKNVEAALPHMASMEKVVVLRRTGDALALSGPKLVAWDTLVNGQSAECAPEWVESEHPLFILYTSGSTGKPKGVLHTTGGYAVGASLTTRWVFDLRDDDVYWCTADVGWVTGHTYVVYGPLMNGVTTVLYEGAPTQPGPDRFWDIIERYKATILYTAPTAIRAFMRLGEEPVRKHDLSSLRLLGSVGEPINPEAWMWYRDVIGGGRCPVVDTWWQTETGGIMVSPLPGATPTKPGSATLPLPGIHAEILDREGNKVPRGQGGLLFVTRPWPSMLRTVYGDPDRYVRTYFNELPGMYFTGDGARTDADGYLWLMGRVDDVVNVAGHRLGTAEVESALVSHETVAEAAVVGRPDDLKGTALVAFVTLKQGNTPSDALKKTLASHVGREIGAIARPDEIRFAEALPKTRSGKIMRRLLRDVAAGKQASGDTTTLEDLNVLAALRQNDD; this comes from the coding sequence ATGGCGGATTCGAAGCATGAGATTCACTCGGTCCTGACGGAAGCACGCGTCTTTCCGCCTCCAGAGGCGTTCGCCCAGCGCGCGCACATCCGGAGCATGGCGCAGTACCAGCAGCTCTGGGACGAGGCCGCCAGGGACCCGGACAGGTACTGGGGCGAGCGGGCCCGCGAGGAGCTGTACTGGAAGGAGCCCTTCCAGACGGTGCTCGACTGGAAGCCGCCGCACGCGCGGTGGTTCGTCGAGGGCAAGACGAACCTGGCCTACAACTGCCTGGACCGGCACCTGGCCACCCGCGGGGACAAGCCCGCAATCCTCTTCGAGGGCGAGCCCGGTGACCGCCGCAGCGTCACGTTCGCTGAGCTGGCCGCCGAGGTGAACAAGCTGGCCAACGCGCTCAAGTCGCTGGGCGTGCGGAAGGGGGACCGCGTGGGCATCTACCTGCCCATGGTGCCCGAGGCCGCGGTGGCCATGCTGGCGTGCGCGCGCATCGGCGCGGTGCACTCCGTGGTGTTCGGCGGCTTCTCCGCGGAGGCGCTCCAGGAGCGCATGAACGACGCGGGCGCCAAGGTGCTGCTCACCGCGGACGGCGGCTGGCGCAAGGGCGCGGTGGTGCCGCTCTTGAAGAACGTGGAGGCCGCGCTGCCCCACATGGCCTCCATGGAGAAGGTGGTGGTGCTCCGCCGCACGGGCGACGCGCTGGCGCTGTCCGGCCCCAAGCTGGTGGCGTGGGACACGCTGGTGAACGGCCAGTCCGCGGAGTGTGCGCCGGAGTGGGTGGAGAGCGAGCACCCGCTGTTCATCCTCTACACGTCGGGCTCCACCGGGAAGCCCAAGGGCGTGCTGCACACCACGGGCGGCTACGCGGTGGGCGCGTCGCTCACCACGCGCTGGGTGTTCGACCTGCGCGACGACGACGTCTACTGGTGCACCGCCGACGTGGGCTGGGTGACGGGGCACACGTACGTCGTCTACGGCCCGCTGATGAACGGCGTCACCACCGTCCTCTACGAGGGCGCGCCCACTCAGCCGGGGCCGGACCGCTTCTGGGACATCATCGAGCGGTACAAGGCCACCATCCTCTACACCGCGCCCACCGCCATCCGCGCCTTCATGCGCCTGGGCGAGGAGCCCGTGCGCAAGCATGATTTGTCCTCGCTGCGCCTGCTGGGCAGCGTGGGCGAGCCCATCAACCCCGAGGCGTGGATGTGGTACCGCGACGTCATCGGCGGCGGCCGCTGCCCCGTGGTGGACACCTGGTGGCAGACGGAGACGGGCGGCATCATGGTGTCGCCGCTGCCGGGGGCCACGCCGACGAAGCCCGGCTCGGCCACGCTGCCGCTGCCCGGCATCCACGCGGAGATTCTGGACCGCGAGGGCAACAAGGTGCCGCGAGGGCAGGGCGGACTGCTCTTCGTCACGCGCCCCTGGCCCTCCATGCTGCGCACCGTGTACGGCGACCCGGACCGCTACGTGCGCACCTACTTCAACGAACTGCCCGGCATGTACTTCACCGGCGACGGCGCCCGCACCGACGCGGACGGCTACCTCTGGCTGATGGGCCGCGTGGATGACGTGGTCAACGTCGCCGGCCACCGCCTGGGCACCGCCGAGGTGGAGAGCGCGCTGGTGTCCCATGAAACCGTCGCCGAGGCCGCCGTGGTGGGCCGGCCGGATGACTTGAAGGGCACCGCGCTGGTGGCCTTCGTCACCTTGAAGCAGGGCAACACGCCGTCCGACGCGCTGAAGAAGACGCTGGCCTCCCACGTGGGCCGCGAGATTGGCGCCATCGCCCGGCCGGATGAAATCCGCTTCGCGGAGGCCCTGCCGAAGACGCGCTCGGGGAAGATCATGCGCCGGCTGCTGCGCGACGTGGCCGCGGGCAAGCAGGCCTCCGGGGACACCACCACCCTGGAAGACCTCAACGTCCTGGCGGCCCTGCGGCAGAACGACGACTGA
- the moaD gene encoding molybdopterin converting factor subunit 1, translated as MSAPRVTVLYFAAARERTGQTRESLEVPAGAQVRDVLRQLTERHPALAPLLPHLRVAVNQAFVGPDAPVGDGAEVALIPPVAGGAPERFRVVDRPLRLEEVVEAVSGEACGGLVTFSGSVRNQTKGRRVLRLEYEAYAPMAEKKLAEIGAEAAAKFPGVRLSIIHRVGTLVPGELAVVIAAASPHRKEAFGGCEYAIERLKQDVPIWKKEFFEDGEVWVGLGP; from the coding sequence TTGAGCGCCCCGCGCGTCACCGTCCTCTACTTCGCCGCCGCGCGCGAGCGCACCGGCCAGACGCGTGAGTCCCTGGAGGTGCCCGCGGGCGCGCAGGTGCGCGACGTGCTGCGGCAGCTGACCGAGCGGCACCCCGCGCTGGCGCCGCTCCTGCCGCACCTTCGCGTGGCCGTGAACCAGGCGTTCGTCGGGCCGGACGCCCCTGTGGGTGACGGGGCGGAGGTGGCGCTGATTCCCCCGGTGGCGGGCGGCGCGCCGGAGCGGTTCCGGGTGGTGGACCGGCCCCTGCGGCTGGAAGAGGTGGTGGAGGCCGTCAGCGGCGAGGCCTGCGGCGGGCTGGTGACGTTCAGCGGTTCCGTGCGCAACCAGACGAAGGGCCGGCGGGTGTTGCGCCTGGAGTACGAGGCCTACGCGCCCATGGCGGAGAAGAAGCTGGCGGAGATTGGCGCGGAGGCCGCGGCGAAGTTCCCCGGCGTGCGCCTGTCCATCATCCACCGCGTGGGCACGCTGGTGCCCGGGGAGCTGGCCGTCGTCATCGCCGCGGCGTCGCCTCACCGGAAGGAGGCGTTCGGCGGCTGTGAGTACGCCATCGAGCGGCTCAAGCAGGACGTCCCCATCTGGAAGAAGGAGTTCTTCGAGGATGGGGAGGTCTGGGTCGGCCTGGGGCCCTGA
- a CDS encoding M50 family metallopeptidase: MHYALVLLALGGLLTFHELGHLVAARLLGVRVPRFVFGFGPPLVSFRLWGTQYVVAAVPLGATAHLQGMNPHRADTEEAAGFASRGPLLRILIILAGPLANYALALGVLFALYTSGTHVVVPLTVGTVQPGSEAARAQLLPGDRIVQVSGQPPRSWSEFVEKVGAAPGAPLELEVERGGERRAVVVRPRPDERGTGRIGVSQQYVYKAHGAGEALSHSFTHTVNVASEGVALLKRMLDDLESPDAASPGALVRQESADAMASGTDALLRTLVAASVVLALLTLLPVPGLDGGRVLLLLVEAASGRRVPPRVETVAQTVGFLGIAVAVVMMATAEIRRALPARLGMEEAPAPDAGVAQPPRTTTGAAPTGSPQAPSSAEAPPSTSNTSPAGAVAPSP, translated from the coding sequence ATGCATTACGCGCTCGTCCTGCTCGCCCTGGGCGGCCTGCTGACCTTCCACGAGCTGGGGCACCTCGTCGCCGCGCGGCTGCTCGGCGTGCGGGTGCCCCGCTTCGTGTTCGGGTTCGGCCCGCCGCTGGTGTCCTTCCGCCTGTGGGGGACGCAGTACGTGGTGGCGGCGGTGCCCCTGGGCGCCACGGCGCACCTGCAGGGGATGAACCCGCACCGCGCGGACACGGAGGAGGCCGCGGGCTTCGCCTCGCGCGGGCCGCTGCTGCGCATCCTCATCATCCTGGCGGGGCCGCTGGCCAACTACGCGCTCGCGTTGGGCGTGCTGTTCGCGCTGTACACGTCGGGCACGCACGTGGTGGTGCCGCTGACGGTGGGGACGGTGCAGCCGGGCTCCGAGGCGGCGCGCGCGCAACTGCTGCCCGGGGACCGCATCGTCCAGGTCTCCGGACAGCCGCCGCGGAGCTGGTCGGAGTTCGTGGAGAAGGTGGGCGCGGCGCCGGGCGCTCCCCTGGAGCTGGAGGTGGAGCGTGGCGGAGAGCGGCGCGCCGTGGTGGTCCGGCCCCGGCCGGATGAGCGCGGCACGGGCCGCATCGGGGTGAGCCAGCAGTACGTCTACAAGGCGCATGGCGCGGGTGAGGCGCTGAGCCATTCGTTCACGCACACCGTGAACGTGGCCTCGGAGGGCGTGGCGCTGCTGAAGCGGATGCTGGACGACCTGGAGAGCCCGGACGCGGCGAGTCCCGGCGCGCTGGTGCGGCAGGAGTCCGCGGACGCGATGGCGTCAGGGACGGACGCCCTGCTGCGGACGCTGGTGGCCGCGTCCGTGGTGCTGGCGCTGTTGACGCTGCTGCCCGTGCCCGGCCTGGACGGAGGCCGCGTGCTGCTGCTGCTTGTCGAGGCGGCGAGCGGCCGGCGCGTCCCACCTCGCGTGGAGACGGTGGCGCAGACGGTGGGGTTCCTGGGCATCGCCGTGGCGGTGGTCATGATGGCGACCGCGGAGATTCGCCGTGCGCTGCCGGCGCGGCTGGGCATGGAGGAAGCGCCGGCCCCGGATGCGGGGGTGGCACAGCCTCCGCGGACCACGACCGGCGCGGCGCCCACGGGTTCGCCCCAGGCGCCTTCCAGCGCCGAGGCTCCGCCGTCCACCTCGAACACCTCGCCCGCGGGTGCCGTGGCGCCTTCGCCCTGA
- a CDS encoding aminotransferase class I/II-fold pyridoxal phosphate-dependent enzyme, whose product MDFRAQLDSPLFTHFISHYSQPTGPDLLGRTEPFFEWQESRRQTGLWPYSRSLEAAPKPECGVRSETGAARQGLNFGSQDYLSLSTHPAVVEAAQRAIQEYGLHSAGSAMLGGNTAPSLLLEKALAEHLQTPHVALFSTGWGAGFGVIAGLVRPDDHVVLDALSHACLQQGAAAATMNVSRVPHLNNRAMRRKLQEIRARDTKNAVLVVTEGLFSMDSDVPRIEELQAICREYGAALLVDVAHDLGALGPRGTGSLGVQGLLGKVDLVVGAFSKTFGTNGGFVATRSPAVRQFIRIMGGPHIFSNALLPMQAAVVLESLRIVRSEEGDALRAKARENILALREAFQARGVKCLGEPSNVVPVQVGDAKVARLAAKKVFDRGIFANLVEYPAVRVRETRFRMQVMAAHTLEQVERAAAGVCDAIDEARAELEVRPATARVARRDERPHAEL is encoded by the coding sequence ATGGATTTCCGAGCTCAACTCGACTCGCCGCTCTTCACCCACTTCATCTCCCATTACTCGCAGCCGACGGGGCCTGACCTGCTGGGTCGGACGGAGCCCTTCTTCGAGTGGCAGGAGTCGCGGCGGCAGACGGGGCTGTGGCCGTACTCGCGGAGCCTGGAGGCGGCACCGAAGCCGGAGTGTGGTGTCCGCAGCGAGACGGGGGCGGCGCGCCAGGGGCTCAACTTCGGCTCGCAGGACTACCTGTCCCTGTCCACGCACCCGGCGGTGGTGGAGGCCGCGCAGCGGGCCATCCAGGAGTATGGGTTGCACAGCGCGGGCTCGGCGATGCTGGGGGGCAACACGGCGCCGTCGCTGCTGTTGGAGAAGGCGCTCGCGGAGCACCTGCAGACGCCGCACGTGGCGCTGTTCTCCACCGGCTGGGGCGCGGGCTTCGGCGTCATCGCCGGGCTGGTGCGTCCGGATGACCACGTGGTGTTGGACGCGCTGTCGCATGCGTGCCTCCAGCAGGGCGCCGCCGCCGCGACGATGAACGTCAGCCGCGTGCCGCACCTCAACAACCGCGCCATGCGGCGCAAGCTCCAGGAGATTCGCGCCCGCGACACGAAGAACGCGGTGCTCGTCGTCACCGAGGGCCTGTTCTCCATGGACTCGGACGTGCCGCGAATCGAGGAGCTGCAGGCCATCTGCCGCGAGTACGGCGCGGCGCTGCTGGTGGACGTGGCGCATGACCTGGGCGCGCTGGGCCCCCGGGGCACGGGCAGCCTGGGCGTGCAGGGGCTGCTGGGGAAGGTGGACCTGGTGGTGGGCGCCTTCTCCAAGACGTTCGGCACGAATGGCGGCTTCGTGGCCACGCGCTCGCCGGCGGTGCGTCAGTTCATCCGCATCATGGGCGGGCCCCACATCTTCTCCAACGCGCTGCTGCCCATGCAGGCCGCGGTGGTGCTGGAGTCGCTGCGCATCGTCCGCTCGGAAGAGGGCGACGCGCTGCGCGCCAAGGCGCGGGAGAACATCCTGGCGCTGCGCGAGGCCTTCCAGGCGCGGGGCGTGAAGTGCCTGGGCGAGCCGTCCAACGTCGTCCCCGTCCAGGTGGGCGACGCGAAGGTGGCGCGGCTGGCCGCGAAGAAGGTGTTCGACCGCGGCATCTTCGCCAACCTGGTGGAGTACCCCGCCGTCCGCGTGCGCGAGACGCGCTTCCGCATGCAGGTGATGGCGGCCCACACGCTGGAGCAGGTGGAGCGGGCCGCCGCCGGGGTGTGCGACGCCATCGACGAGGCCCGCGCGGAGCTGGAGGTCCGTCCGGCCACCGCCCGGGTGGCGCGCCGCGACGAGCGCCCCCACGCGGAGCTGTAG
- a CDS encoding histidine phosphatase family protein codes for MTTEFILLRHGETEWNSLGRLQGHQDSRLSQAGLRQADALAARLVPVRFSALYCSDLGRARQTAQRIAALTGHAVQPDARLRERGLGILEGLTRDEARQTHPDVFAAYAGGAPDYVVPGGESTAQRLRHAVECLEELGTRHRGERLVVVTHGGVLSLLFRHSLGIPPAAPRTFSVLNAGWNQFDYHEGTFRLVTWGDVTHLRATSLDDT; via the coding sequence ATGACGACCGAGTTCATCCTGCTCCGCCACGGAGAGACGGAGTGGAACTCCCTGGGCCGCCTCCAGGGACACCAGGACAGCCGTCTGAGTCAGGCCGGGCTGCGCCAGGCGGACGCCCTGGCCGCGCGCCTGGTGCCCGTCCGCTTCTCCGCGCTCTATTGCAGTGACTTGGGGCGGGCCCGGCAGACGGCGCAGCGCATCGCCGCGCTGACGGGCCACGCCGTCCAGCCGGATGCGCGGCTGCGCGAGCGGGGCCTGGGCATCCTGGAGGGCCTCACCCGGGACGAGGCGCGCCAGACGCACCCGGACGTCTTCGCGGCGTACGCGGGGGGCGCGCCGGACTACGTCGTCCCCGGCGGAGAGAGCACGGCCCAGCGGCTGCGCCACGCGGTGGAGTGCCTGGAGGAGCTGGGCACGCGCCACCGCGGCGAGCGGCTGGTGGTGGTGACACACGGAGGCGTGCTCAGCCTCCTGTTCCGCCACAGCCTGGGGATTCCGCCCGCGGCGCCGCGCACCTTCTCCGTGCTCAACGCCGGGTGGAACCAGTTCGACTACCACGAGGGCACATTTCGGCTGGTGACGTGGGGGGACGTCACCCACCTGCGCGCCACCAGCCTCGACGACACCTGA